ctcctcaacTGAAACCATAGCAGGGGAATGATCTGAAATCCCACCTTCTAGAAATTCAACTGAAGTGTTGCCAAATATAGGGAGCCAACCCAAATTAGCCATAACCCGATCCAGTTTCTTAGAAACAAAAGAGTCTCCAGCCTGTTTGTTGGACCAAGTATAAAAGAAACCCGAAAAAGGCAAATCCTCTACCTCCAACTGATTAACACAATCCAAAAAATCTTGTTCATAGCCAGAAAATCCAGAATTGCCCCACCTTTCCTGATGAGACTTTACAACAGTAAAATCACCTCCAATAAGCCAAGGACACTCACCAATCTGCCCTTTAACTTCAATTAATTCATTCCATAACATTCTCCTCTCAACTCCTTTCGTAGACCCATAAATGGCAGAAATAAGCCAACTTTTATTATCATGAGAAACTCTAAAAGAAAGAACTTGCTCATGAGAAGAGATAAGTTGAACAGAGACATCATTCAGATTCCAACAAACCCAAATTCTACCCAGCCAATGATTATTATAATTGTGAATCCAACCCCAATTAGGAGCAATAAACTCCTTAATATTATGGCCTTTATCCTCCTTAATCCGGGTCTCCAAGAGACAAAAGATAGAAATTTTCAAGGCCCTCAACATCTTTCTCACTTCTCTTTGCTTGAAGGGATCATTAAGACCCCTTACATTCCAGAAAAGTATCTTCATTGATCAGTAGGGGAGAACCCTCTCTCAATGAACCCATCCCCTTGAACTCCCAATATACCTTTCCCCTTATCTCTAGAGGAAAGAGCTTGTTCAAAAACATCAAGAAAGTTAACAGGAGTTCTCATCCCAACCCCTGCAACCTTCTTCTCCTCCATCCCATTACAGCTTATAGCAGAAAAAGAATTGGAGAGCCTTACCCCTTTCAATCTATCCGGGTGTTTAGAAGGACTACGAGACCTCCGAAAAAGCACCGCATTCTCAATAGATTTTTCCACAGAATGTTTAGAAGAAACCAGCCTACGAATAGTTTTATCAAACTTCTTAGGCGATTGAGATTTCTGTGAAATTTTAATAGCAGCCGCATAGACCTTTTTCAGAACCCAGATCTGTTTCTCCTTCTTTGTTGAAGCACATGCAAAGGTAGCATGACCAAAACCACCACAACTAGTACATTTAGGAGGGACCCAAGAATACTCCACCCCAATGCAAATAGTAGAACCACTAGGCTTTCGAATAAGAATCTCCTTTGGATATTCTGAATTAATGTCAATTTCCACAAGAACTCTAGCGTATCCAAGTCTTTTCCTCTCCTCAGTATTCCTATCTGCATACAGGGGAATGCCAATCCCACTTGCTACCTTACTGAGACATGTTGAAGTCTAACACTCTAAAGGGAGATGCATCAGCTTAACCCATATAGGTATAGAAGAAAAAGACAGTTTCATGATTTGCATCCCAGGAAACCATTTGCGCAGGATCAGTGGCTTATTAGCCACATACCAAAGCTTTGACTCCAGAACTTCATCACAAACCAATTCATTGGAAAATCGAAAAAGGAACATcccattttccaaagaaaaaactTCAACTTCCCCAAAATTCTTCCATAAAACCTCAACCGATTTTTTCACAAGAAAAAATGGTAGAGCTTTGTCCAAGAATTGGCCCACCAAGCAAGAATTCCATAAAGCAATACCCTCCTCAACATCAGCTTCAGAGGGGGAAACAATGGTTTGACCTCCAGACTTCTGGGGGGAAAAATACTGAAGTTTTCCCAACAACTTCTCTTGCTTGAACAGATCACGCCAAGCCGGTTGAGTGGCACGAACATCATCCCCCTCTTCAATCAGAGGAGGGTTTCTCTCAGACCCAACACTATGAACATCATCCATCTTCTCAAACAAAGGAAGAATTGTCTCAGAAACCTCACTATGATCATCATGAAAATCAGTGACACCAAAATCCCCATTCGAAACCCCATCAAGATTAAATCCTTCAGGGATATGAACCTCAGGATTTAGGTCAACCCCCACATACCCTTCAGGACCAAACTCCTCCTTATCCATAAAACCCTCCAAATCTTCAGTAGAATCTTTCTTCCCATCAGAACCAGGATCAAGAATCACCGAAGAAGACGCCTCCCCCGAATACCTCTTCAATCCCCCCCGACCACTACCTCTACCTTTACCTCGCCCACGACTAGCCTTCCTTGCCATACCCAAACCAACCTCCAAACCCAAACAGAAAAGCACAAGCAAACAGAAAAGAGTCAAATTGGAATAGACAAACCTGGACGGAATAGATCCCCCCAACCGACGATACCTCGCCAACAATCACATGCCGATCATGGTTGCAAAGCTTCCATGACCGAGTGGTTCTCCTCGAACCCACGCCATCCTTGggtttctctccctctcttttttaataataggAAGACTTTTCAAACATTGTCGGTCACTCTTGCTCGTATTCCCACTTGGTTCttaactttaaaaatttcttCTATCAAAtaaactttcttttttaattgtatcGTCATCAATAAGTTCATTTACACAAACTTTGTATATATCTTCATCCACAGTCAATATATATCATCATCCACAGTCAATATTAGCGATGAATTAGAACATCATCACTATTTTGTCTTTAACGACGGAGTATTTGTGACGACTTTGTCAATAGCGACCACTGCAGGTTTTAGTGACGACTAAgctaatctttttttattatgctAGAAATAGCTAACTTGTCTGCATGTGTGCGTATCACTACGTATCATGCTAACTGCTAAGCCACtcttttaagatttttaatcAAGGGGCATGCAATTGctcgtgaatttttttttaatatcaagaATATTTAAAGTGTCGTGGTATTTGGAATTACTTCAATAATCTACTTCGATTCAATCCTGTGCTTTCAATACCTccgtttcctttctttttggaATAATGAGTAACTTTGTATATATCAAACGTGCAAAATTCAAAACAGAATTACACTTCAGCCATGGCTAAACAAACCCCGAATTAAACAATAAACTGTCTAGAATAAAGCTGAACAAAACTTTAGTAAACCACAACAAAACATGctacgaaaaagaaaagaaagtgtaCATAAGAAGTCACTTCATTTCATTATTACTAACATTATGTTACAGCTATGAACCGTCTAATGGTTCATGGTGCATGGCTATTACATTTGTTTATCTAAGTGCTTTTTGAAGAAAACTGTTTCTGAAGATAGTTGACCACATTCGTGTTCAACTGTAAGGCTTTGGTCAGAACGTCAGGATTGATAAGAGGATTAGATCCAAATACAGTGTCCGCAAGAGTAATGCGCCCCGGATTTTGGCTGTCGAGACTCGAATAGCCAATGGCATCCGTATTTCCTACATTGAATTGGAAATGAATGAGACCAATTGGGAACACAAAGACGTCTCCCGCATTTAAAGCCTTCGTGAAGAGGCGGTTATCTGGGTTGGATGTGACAAAGCCAACATAGAGGGTACCCTTTCTGACTGTAAAAATCTTAGTGCCATGAGGGTGAATGTGGGGAGGATTTAGGCCATATGGTGCAAAGTCAATGCGAGCCAAAGATACGCCTAATGTATTAAGGCCTATTTTTTTGTCCACATTCAAAAGCGTGACGATCGACCCGAGTTTATTTGCAGTGCTTCTAGGAATGTTTAGGCCCTGGAAGAAGAAATCGTTGGCATTGGCAAGCTTTGGGTCCTTGCAGAACTTTCCATTCACAAATACTGCACAAAGAAAAATTTGTTAATATCACAAGGCACTtagatatataattaataatggTGTATAACGTGTAATGCAGAAATTAAAAAGGCCCGTTTAAGTAATCCCTCCTAGCTACCATAACTACATTGATATGTAGATCCCATGGATGAGAAAAAAACAATCCAGATTCTTCAAATGACTTcaaaagaacataataataatgagaagaagaagaagaatgtgtTCATACCAGCATCAGTGGAAGTGTTAACAGCAACACAAAAGTCTTGCAGAGGAGCAGGATCAAAGGCAGAGGCAACGGAGCATGCCAAAGCCATGAGTGCCAAAGCTATAACAAGGTAATTAAGAACCCCTTTCACGCTTATTTGTGGTTATGATCTCTTGCTTCTGTATACGGTGAGTTCTTGGTTTTGTGAGGAGTGAGAGATGTTGGGTGGGAACATATCTATTTAGGGGAGTGATCtttacactcacactacacaacaatgacacaacaccaaggcacaatggagtgggatCTACACATAGatcccactccattgtgccttggtgttgtgtcattgttgtgtagtgtgagtgttttaatcatttctcatcTATTTATAGCCGCGAGTCAATGAACCGGTCTATGTTTTTCACTAGATGGAGCCTCTAAGACTTGGAAAGCTATCGAATTTTTATTTAGCGGGTGAACCGGCTGTTATTTAGCCATATGAACTTAGTTTGCAGATATTAGAAATGCAGCCAAATCCGACCACTTCTATTCATTAATGGAATATAATAGTGCAGTTCTAATGCTGCTTTCTcctattataaaaaaaatcatggctTAAACTAGA
The sequence above is drawn from the Alnus glutinosa chromosome 11, dhAlnGlut1.1, whole genome shotgun sequence genome and encodes:
- the LOC133882400 gene encoding germin-like protein subfamily 1 member 11, which encodes MALACSVASAFDPAPLQDFCVAVNTSTDAVFVNGKFCKDPKLANANDFFFQGLNIPRSTANKLGSIVTLLNVDKKIGLNTLGVSLARIDFAPYGLNPPHIHPHGTKIFTVRKGTLYVGFVTSNPDNRLFTKALNAGDVFVFPIGLIHFQFNVGNTDAIGYSSLDSQNPGRITLADTVFGSNPLINPDVLTKALQLNTNVVNYLQKQF